The Sphingomonas sanxanigenens DSM 19645 = NX02 genome includes a region encoding these proteins:
- a CDS encoding ABC transporter permease, which translates to MTRWLVNVWLLGAKELRSVMKDVTLIVLIVFAFTIAIQLVASGVKAEVSNASVAIVDDDHSELSRRMRDAVRPPYFKSPVDIARGDVASAMDEGRYIFVIEIPPRFEADVLAGRRPIVQILVDATAMTQAGLGASYFQQIFATEVLDFMHAQGLLAQLPIKATSQTFFNPNSQSAWYTSVMQIVTNVTVLSIILVGAAVIREREHGTIEHLLVMPVRASEIAFAKILANGLVILVASIASLWFVVHGLLSVPLAGSLLLFVAAMMLYLFSVTSLGMWMATMAPSMPQFGLFAVPVYAIAYLLSGAATPLESMPVAVQTVARLLPTTQFVSLSQAVLYRGAGLQTVLGELLMICGWGALFVTLAVQRFRTMLARQG; encoded by the coding sequence ATGACGCGCTGGCTCGTCAATGTCTGGCTGCTCGGCGCCAAGGAATTGCGCAGCGTCATGAAGGATGTGACGTTGATCGTTCTCATCGTGTTTGCTTTCACCATAGCCATCCAGCTTGTCGCGTCAGGCGTGAAAGCAGAAGTTTCCAACGCCTCGGTCGCTATCGTCGATGATGATCACAGCGAGTTGTCGCGACGAATGCGCGACGCCGTGCGACCGCCTTATTTCAAGTCGCCCGTGGACATCGCGCGCGGCGATGTCGCGTCCGCAATGGACGAGGGGCGTTATATCTTCGTCATTGAAATCCCTCCGCGCTTCGAGGCGGATGTCCTGGCGGGGCGCAGGCCGATTGTGCAGATCCTAGTCGATGCGACGGCGATGACCCAGGCAGGCTTGGGCGCATCCTATTTCCAACAGATTTTTGCCACTGAGGTGCTTGATTTTATGCACGCGCAGGGTTTGCTTGCACAGTTGCCAATCAAGGCGACAAGCCAGACTTTTTTCAATCCGAACTCGCAGTCGGCTTGGTACACCTCGGTCATGCAAATCGTCACCAATGTGACGGTATTGTCGATCATCCTTGTGGGCGCGGCGGTGATTCGCGAGCGTGAACACGGCACGATCGAGCATTTGCTGGTCATGCCTGTCCGTGCGAGCGAGATCGCCTTCGCAAAGATACTGGCCAATGGTCTGGTCATTCTCGTGGCGTCGATCGCGTCGCTATGGTTCGTTGTGCACGGTTTACTGAGTGTGCCGCTTGCAGGATCGCTTCTGCTCTTTGTGGCTGCGATGATGCTTTACCTCTTCTCGGTGACATCGCTTGGCATGTGGATGGCGACCATGGCGCCCAGCATGCCGCAATTCGGTCTGTTCGCGGTGCCAGTCTATGCGATCGCCTATCTCCTTTCTGGAGCGGCGACGCCGCTCGAGAGCATGCCGGTCGCTGTGCAGACGGTCGCGAGGCTTTTGCCAACGACCCAGTTCGTGAGCCTGTCGCAGGCTGTCCTTTATCGCGGAGCGGGATTGCAGACGGTGCTGGGTGAACTGCTCATGATCTGCGGGTGGGGCGCCCTTTTCGTCACCCTGGCAGTTCAACGGTTCCGCACGATGCTGGCGCGGCAGGGGTGA
- a CDS encoding efflux transporter outer membrane subunit: MHIRNDTIHRLLQRLTLGSAVLALAACASAPPLSPSSARITAPQRLDAPAANEASEGNLDRWWTLWKDPYLDALVDRALASNADVRVAEAHVRAARALVSVAESALYPSIAASGAAWVNAGDTDIDTALGSVLQPYTSGKTGTGYLIGLGAQWEPDIFGGRHADVDTAHALAESTASLADGVRLVVIGDVVENYQQWAGLQRRLALLGESIAVARRLTDYASARQRTGQATAMDVAKAQGALASLEASRPPIMSLIDARQRRLAVLAGDLPEQLPKMPTGLQIAVPPPPSGQFPSTILGRRPDVRARMLIVEARAARLKSLQADLMPRFGISFMGQNGQIGLSGLPGFGGSLGLVSVKASVPIFTGGLLRGRIAAGNAELAAALAAQDRAMLNALEEVETAYGFRAGLDQRLSGLDHARDLSENRAELAASFYKAGRVPLGDVLQARLDALSDLDRMEQARIAQGTATVQLYRAVAGGWGAGASPIAMSGADSSQQHDSSGSSPQ, encoded by the coding sequence ATGCATATCCGAAACGACACCATCCATAGACTCCTGCAGCGCCTGACCCTTGGCTCCGCAGTACTGGCGCTGGCAGCTTGCGCGTCTGCGCCGCCTCTGTCGCCATCCTCGGCCAGGATCACGGCTCCGCAGCGGCTGGACGCTCCCGCTGCAAATGAGGCGTCTGAAGGGAACCTTGATCGGTGGTGGACCCTTTGGAAGGATCCATATCTCGATGCACTGGTCGATCGGGCCCTGGCGAGCAATGCCGATGTCCGCGTCGCCGAGGCGCACGTCAGAGCGGCCAGGGCGCTTGTGTCGGTCGCGGAATCGGCTCTGTATCCTTCGATTGCAGCGAGTGGTGCTGCTTGGGTAAATGCCGGCGACACCGACATCGATACCGCGCTGGGGTCTGTGCTCCAACCCTACACGAGCGGGAAGACCGGAACCGGCTATCTGATCGGCCTCGGCGCTCAATGGGAGCCGGACATATTCGGTGGTCGACATGCCGATGTCGACACGGCGCACGCTCTTGCCGAGAGCACGGCCAGCCTGGCGGATGGTGTCCGGTTGGTTGTGATAGGTGATGTCGTCGAAAATTATCAGCAATGGGCCGGTCTGCAGCGTCGGCTTGCCCTTCTTGGTGAGAGTATCGCTGTCGCGCGGCGCCTGACCGATTATGCGTCGGCGCGCCAGCGAACGGGACAGGCAACCGCCATGGATGTGGCCAAGGCGCAAGGCGCGCTGGCTTCGTTGGAGGCATCCCGCCCGCCGATAATGTCGCTGATCGATGCGAGACAAAGGCGGCTCGCCGTACTCGCCGGTGACCTGCCCGAGCAATTGCCGAAGATGCCGACGGGCCTCCAGATCGCCGTGCCGCCGCCTCCATCCGGCCAATTCCCCTCGACCATATTGGGTCGCCGCCCCGATGTCCGCGCGAGAATGCTGATCGTCGAGGCGCGGGCCGCGAGGCTTAAAAGCTTGCAGGCCGATCTTATGCCACGTTTCGGTATCAGCTTCATGGGTCAGAACGGCCAGATCGGCTTGTCGGGTCTCCCGGGCTTTGGAGGCTCGCTCGGGCTCGTCAGCGTCAAAGCGAGCGTTCCGATCTTCACGGGCGGTCTGCTGCGCGGCCGAATTGCCGCAGGCAACGCGGAACTGGCGGCTGCGCTCGCGGCACAGGACCGCGCGATGCTCAACGCCCTAGAGGAGGTCGAGACGGCATATGGTTTCCGTGCCGGTCTGGACCAACGCCTGAGCGGACTTGATCATGCGCGCGATCTCTCTGAGAACCGTGCGGAGCTTGCGGCGAGCTTCTACAAAGCCGGACGCGTGCCCCTTGGAGACGTCCTTCAGGCCAGGCTCGATGCCCTGTCGGACCTCGACAGGATGGAACAGGCACGGATTGCTCAGGGTACGGCCACTGTCCAGCTATACCGCGCCGTCGCTGGCGGCTGGGGCGCTGGGGCATCGCCAATAGCGATGAGCGGAGCCGACAGTTCACAGCAGCATGATTCATCAGGGAGTTCCCCACAATGA